The Oreochromis niloticus isolate F11D_XX linkage group LG4, O_niloticus_UMD_NMBU, whole genome shotgun sequence DNA segment agtttaaactaagattgagaaattaaattgggtgaaagggggtgtagcaagtagattcagggcagctcacagcctggcgtaaacgcaaggtgccgtcacacagcttaagttatttgtttgatttatttttatgacaaaataataaggaaacattgaaaacatacaacccgttgaggagacagatagggttggggaattgaaaggtttggtttgtttagcataatgcactacaaagtatacaaagtttatataacatgatgcaaacacacgaatcagagacacgtaatgagaaaactgattggaatgttccttacaactacatgtttattgtatgcaatgatattaactatggctgtgttgtttattgtctatattttgcagggcactccgaaccacttgtctgaacacggaggccagtccagcccagcacttcctgagactgtagttgctaaaacaggatcggtaaaaaagacaaaagcgcgaggtgtcaggtaaaggtgatgagtgtctcagcaggAATAAGggcatagagttgaattatggtaaagggtctaccagctcattcacatttgatttgtgtgacgtcattaagtgtacaggagctagtagtagctggagagcgtatgatctacgggtctgcaatcaccccatgatatgcttagggtaaatttagttgatgcaaagtctaagccgctcgcagaaagcttaattaccactctgactgatcagatggtaacttcgggaacagtagctcaaaaggaacaggaaccaaaagggagagtacttctgacaacagattactttaGACTGAAGCTTAAAGAGTTGATAAAGCGCACCAcgggtttcaaggacagtaacctctggcttgattgggtggctcaaaatgctagagaacaacatgtatctgactgtgttgcctgtgcttAAGCTAGGTCACGGTTGTTTACGGAGTCCGGACCATTGCATTAGAGGATGAGTGGGGCTATGATTGTATGTTACAGTTAACTAGAAGTGCAGTGAATACTGGCAACTGTATTTTGTTGTTCAGACTTTTCCCTcccatttcaaagcagacagcagtGGGATCATTCATGCTAAAATAAGATAATTATATGTTTCAAGttttctacagataatgaaaaggACAAGGCGGGAGAGATCGACCCAACTTGGTGTGCTGTCACACTCACGGGACGAATCACCAACAATGTAAGCGACCCTAGCACGGTAATTGGAACATGGGCAAGAAGTGGGCTCTATTATTACTGTGGGGAAAATATTCGTGTTCCTATGGGAAGCGTAGGGACATGTGCGATGGTGCGATTGGGAGCTCCACTCATGCTTATTGGAAATCAGGTAAAGGCTATTTCACAACATAACATGCAAACTTTAGCTGCCATACGTAAGAGatacattttggccaaaagagggacccagggtaccCATGCATATGATCCGCGTTTGAACTCgccgacctggatagactccataggagtgcccaggggagttcctaatgagtacaagctggtaGCTGTAGGATTGGAGAGTATATTTTTTTGGGTAACGCCTAATAAAAATGTTGGCCGCATTATGTAcaacctgctgagactctctaaccaaaccagggacgccatgatggggttcgcagaacaattgggtccgagttcACTGACGGGAGAGCAAAATCGAATTGTCTAAAACTatgcatgagcactcaggtatcgaaaatctgctggcgtcctggatgacatctgtgtttggacaatggaaaggtgtggctatgtcagtgatgctttctttgactgtatttttgggaatactggtcatggctagttgttgtatcattccttgtgtcagaggattgttggtaaagATAATGGCAAGGGTTGcgaaccctggctgggttgagggcatctattagatgaacttagaacccatagagtggggcagggagtgatacaacataaggtgtggtgacattccttgtcGGAATGTCAGAAGAAATGTGGGgattcagaaattcttttattcttactatataatctgcattattatgattgcattaagaacatgttttacagcattgtttatcagtaatattgtttacagggttcatattgcattgaatacgtttgtcatcacattcattctattcacaggtttagttcattttatacacattgcatatctgtgcttgtttagagttgatgttctatccaagagggttttaagcttcactggtgagagtgtccaggtgatacatgttgagggaagatgagaacatagcaggttaattgcatgcatgcttacaatactcataaatctagtagcaggcctgagcgagggcccaagtgtcttgtgcttcttatttgagacctgcgccaattcaggttacttagtgattgatgacgagggtccattccactagatttccactagagagggacccaggaaaggagcagagaccacttaagcatgaagtgttttcaagtgggagctggcgttttattactggaccacctagatgacgtgaggttattgtctggtttgctgagtcaggggacggctagagagggtcagagcgaaggcagtggacctggaaatggatggatgccattaatggatccagaggtgacagagtgggtcgaagagtgacacaagaaaatggtgtagtgacgtctctggaagagacgtcaagagagggaattgtggaattacagggattattttacataaccatcatctttatcattgcattaattatcatttcatccaagcatttattgaagttgctggcattatgttataatttgtattacaggggttatcataatcaaatattaacatgtttattacaggtgcagttataaccactttaaatcgttgagttaaatctataatcttaaaagcttatatgctgagtaaattgttacagtaaaatagtagctgagcaaaggcctgaatgtattcagcttcttgttgcatttgagtttgcctagcaacaggtgacgcaaagaggaggacaagtccatggggacctcaaaggcctgagatgcCCCCAGTGACAGCAATGATTGCACCGATTAAGCAACAAAGAAGGAACTGCAAAGATTTTTGGGTCTGGTGGGTTATTATAGAAGTGACTGAGTTGTTGAAGGCCAAAGCAAGGTTTATTTGGTCATCTGAATGTGAGCAAGCATTTTGACAAtatgaagtctttgttgtgctCCCCTCCTATTTTAGCAGCTCCATGTTTTGATCTTCCATTTACACTCCAGGTGGACGCCATTTACATTGGTGCAGGGGTAGtcttgaggaggaggaggaggatcagGGCGTGGTGAGACtagttgggggtttttttccagaAAGTTTAACTGTTATCAGGTTAACTATTCTGTAATTGAGTAGGAGGCATTAGCCCTCAGTTTGCAACACTGTGATGTGTATGTGGGATCAGGGGGAATTCCCTTAATTTGCTTCTCAGGTACCGGGTTGCTGAAAACAATATGGAATAGATTGATTAAGTGCAAAATTAAGGTCAGATGTTGTTTTCCTTGTGTATATTTTGTCTATGGGAGTCACATTCAAACAGGTTTTTGAATTGCTCTTTGTCTGGGCTTGCACCCAGCATCAATTTGCCATGcaagaccctaccagggggcaaaaagCCCTCCAACAATATAggccctgggatccctgggacacataAACCTCTCCACCATGATAAGGTAGCAATTCACAGATTTTACATCCCTAGTTATCTTTTTGTTCCGTCTTATTTAGAACTAGTATGGAGCAGATCAGTGACCATCTGTTCAGGCATAAGAACTACAACTTTCTGGTCGGTCTTACAACTCCAGAGTACATAGACTCTCTTGACAGCTTTGAAATAAAAGACAGCGATGTCTTCGTTGTGACTTATCCAAAGTCAGGTTGGTGAAAAATTTCAcacattatttatatttgctgTTTTGTGCTGGCCAGACTGATCCACTGATGATCTCTAATGTTTTTCCCCAAATCAGGTACTGTATGGGCTCAGCAGATCATCATTTCCATCCACGAACTGCATGGGAATCAGAATAAATATTCAACCAACATAGAGAGGATGCCGTGGCTGGAGTACAAGACAGCTGAATACACTCTTCTTCCCTCTCCACGGCTCTTCGCCTCGCATCTCTCTGAACATATCATGCTTCCAGGAGTGAAGGAGAAGAAGGCAAAAGTCAGTACTTTATAGAAGCTGAAATCTTCTTGAAGAAAGAGGCACTCTTAAAGTTTGAGAAAGTTAAAAGCATTTTATAACTTATTGTtgcaaaaataaagcaaataaaattTGTACTTGCGaagattaatttaatttttcgTGATGTTACCTATTGGTCACTGAAGTCCAGTTTTTGGGGGCTTGCACTTTGACCATTGATAGCTTTTAGAAACCAGTAAATCCTAGCAAATGAAAATAGAGTGGCTGATCttcaaaacaaatgttatgttCGGTAAGACTTAAAACAATGAGCCTCTAACAAAATTTTGTAATGGGGTCATAAATCAAGGAATCTGAGGGTCATTTCATATCATAGACTTCTACACAAACACATGGTCCCAGGTCCAAAAAACTAGCACTAgcaattgttttatttttaatggttctgttttatttcagtattttttttttttgtccttttccttTCTTACGATGAGGTCATTGCAGACTAAGAGGTtcatttcactagctgggcccacgtcctcattttatgtttgacagcgttttagtaggtaaaggtgaatgcttggacatgaattgagctgcagtttgttgaaggcctcgaaggggactggcgatggctcaggcctggcagatccccaaagAAGGCATTCTCTAgagcaggggtctgcaacctttaacacccaaagagccatttggacctggtttccacgcaaaagaaaacactgggagccgcaaatactttttgaaatctaaaatgaagataacactgtatatattgttttttacctttgtgctttgtgtaaacaactaaagtaagtaagtaaagtttatttattaagcgcttttcacaaacaggcagtcacaaagcgctgtacacaaagattcaaataaacaatacaatcaatagacattatacacaatgtaaaagatcaaatgtaaataatgtaaagaacataaaatacgtagatcaacaaaaggcttgtttgaacagaaaggtttttaactgctttttaaaagaatccacagagaaactaaggtgtgttgcttatgaaatccatgaagtgctacagagaaaattacattttatttatgcaattaacgcattttgaactcttaaagaaatataacaaaaggaaagacacccagctgaactaaaatgatccatgtagcaaacaaaaaccattgtgagccgccaccctcacaacagttttttttccaattaaaaagtaattgaaaaaaaaaagcactatgccgctaaaaaaatagatatttgcaaaattctgcctaaatatgtattctatctggttaatgtgtgtggcggggcgtggtctgcagt contains these protein-coding regions:
- the LOC106098017 gene encoding amine sulfotransferase isoform X1, with product MPLGLKDKTSMEQISDHLFRHKNYNFLVGLTTPEYIDSLDSFEIKDSDVFVVTYPKSGTVWAQQIIISIHELHGNQNKYSTNIERMPWLEYKTAEYTLLPSPRLFASHLSEHIMLPGVKEKKAKVSTL
- the LOC106098017 gene encoding amine sulfotransferase isoform X2 — its product is MEQISDHLFRHKNYNFLVGLTTPEYIDSLDSFEIKDSDVFVVTYPKSGTVWAQQIIISIHELHGNQNKYSTNIERMPWLEYKTAEYTLLPSPRLFASHLSEHIMLPGVKEKKAKVSTL